A genomic segment from Panthera tigris isolate Pti1 chromosome A1, P.tigris_Pti1_mat1.1, whole genome shotgun sequence encodes:
- the PWWP2A gene encoding PWWP domain-containing protein 2A isoform X10, translating into MQINKIPAFKKHFQNKRFGPHGIPVTVFPKREYKDKPEAMQLQSNTFQEGAEVQREVSGAVPDDSSPVSPPEPSLAESLWTCKPPPLFHEGAPYPPPLFIRDTYNQSIPQPPPRKIKRPKRKMYREEPTSIMNAIKLRPRQVLCDKCKNSVVAEKKEIRKGSSASDSSKYEDKKRKNESVTTVNKKLKTDHKVDGKNQNESQRRNTVVKVSSIAHSRGRVVKVSAQANTSKAQLSTKKVLQSKNMDHAKAREVLKIAKEKAQKKQSETSTSKNAHSKVHFTRRYQSPSSGSLPPRVRLKPQRYRNEENDSSLKTGLEKMRSGKMAPKPQSRCTSTRSAGEAPSENQSPSKGPEEASSEVQDTNDVLVPGERDEPQTLGKKGSKSSISVYMTLNQKKPDSSSASVCSIDSTDDLKSSNSECSSSESFDFPPGSMHAPSTSSTSSSSKEEKKLSNSLKMKVFSKNVSKCVTPDGRTICVGDIVWAKIYGFPWWPARILTITVSRKDSGLLVRQEARISWFGSPTTSFLALSQLSPFLENFQSRFNKKRKGLYRKAITEAAKAAKQLTPEVRALLTQFET; encoded by the coding sequence GTTTGGGCCCCATGGGATCCCTGTGACAGTATTTCCCAAAAGGGAATATAAGGACAAACCTGAAGCCATGCAGCTCCAAAGTAATACATTCCAAGAGGGGGCGGAAGTCCAGCGTGAAGTGAGCGGTGCTGTTCCTGACGACTCTTCTCCAGTCTCGCCTCCCGAGCCGAGCCTGGCTGAAAGCCTGTGGACTTGCAAACCACCACCTCTCTTCCATGAAGGAGCACCTTATCCTCCCCCTTTGTTTATCAGGGACACATATAACCAGTCAATACCTCAGCCACCTCCTCGGAAAATCAAGCGACCCAAACGAAAAATGTACAGGGAAGAGCCTACTTCAATAATGAATGCTATTAAACTACGACCCAGGCAAGTCCTGTGTGACAAATGTAAAAACAGTGTTGTtgctgaaaaaaaggaaattagaaaaggtAGCAGTGCAAGTGACTCTTCTAAATACGAAGACAAGAAACGGAAAAATGAAAGTGTAACTACTGtgaacaaaaaactgaaaactgacCATAAAGTGGATgggaaaaaccaaaatgaaagccAGAGAAGAAATACTGTGGTTAAGGTTTCCAGTATTGCTCACAGCAGAGGCAGAGTAGTCAAAGTTTCTGCTCAGGCAAATACATCAAAAGCTCAGTTAAGTACTAAAAAAGTGCTCCAGAGTAAGAACATGGATCATGCAAAAGCTCGGGAAGTGTTGAAAATTGCCAAAGAAAAGGCACAGAAGAAGCAGAGCGAAACCTCTACATCCAAAAATGCACACTCAAAAGTCCATTTCACACGTCGATATCAGAGTCCTAGCTCAGGTTCCCTTCCACCCCGGGTTCGTTTAAAACCACAGAGGTACAGAAACGAAGAGAATGACTCTTCTTTGAAGACAGGACTTGAGAAAATGCGGAGTGGCAAGATGGCACCCAAGCCCCAGTCTCGCTGCACCTCCACCCGCTCAGCAGGTGAGGCCCCTTCAGAAAATCAGAGTCCCTCAAAAGGCCCCGAAGAGGCCAGCAGTGAGGTTCAGGACACCAATGACGTGCTTGTGCCTGGTGAGCGGGATGAACCACAGACACTGGGCAAAAAGGGCAGCAAAAGCAGTATCTCTGTTTACATGACCCTAAATCAAAAGAAACCTGACTCTTCCAGTGCTTCCGTGTGTAGCATTGATAGCACAGATGATTTGAAATCCTCCAACTCTGAGTGTAGTTCTTCTGAAAGCTTTGATTTTCCTCCAGGCAGTATGCATGCACCTTCcacctcctccacttcctcctcttcaaaggaagagaaaaagctcAGTAATTCCTTGAAAATGAAAGTCTTTTCCAAAAACGTCTCTAAATGCGTCACACCAGATGGCAGGACCATATGTGTAGGGGACATTGTTTGGGCCAAGATCTATGGCTTTCCTTGGTGGCCAGCCCGTATTCTTACTATAACTGTGAGCCGGAAAGATAGCGGCCTTTTAGTCCGACAGGAGGCCCGTATTTCATGGTTTGGGTCTCCAACAACCTCTTTTCTTGCTCTTTCGCAACTCTCCCCCTTTTTAGAAAACTTCCAGTCACGCTTTAATAAGAAGAGAAAGGGCCTGTATCGCAAGGCTATCACAGAGGCGGCTAAGGCTGCCAAGCAGCTGACCCCTGAAGTGCGGGCTCTGTTGACACAGTTTGAAACGTGA
- the PWWP2A gene encoding PWWP domain-containing protein 2A isoform X11 — protein sequence MQLQSNTFQEGAEVQREVSGAVPDDSSPVSPPEPSLAESLWTCKPPPLFHEGAPYPPPLFIRDTYNQSIPQPPPRKIKRPKRKMYREEPTSIMNAIKLRPRQVLCDKCKNSVVAEKKEIRKGSSASDSSKYEDKKRKNESVTTVNKKLKTDHKVDGKNQNESQRRNTVVKVSSIAHSRGRVVKVSAQANTSKAQLSTKKVLQSKNMDHAKAREVLKIAKEKAQKKQSETSTSKNAHSKVHFTRRYQSPSSGSLPPRVRLKPQRYRNEENDSSLKTGLEKMRSGKMAPKPQSRCTSTRSAGEAPSENQSPSKGPEEASSEVQDTNDVLVPGERDEPQTLGKKGSKSSISVYMTLNQKKPDSSSASVCSIDSTDDLKSSNSECSSSESFDFPPGSMHAPSTSSTSSSSKEEKKLSNSLKMKVFSKNVSKCVTPDGRTICVGDIVWAKIYGFPWWPARILTITVSRKDSGLLVRQEARISWFGSPTTSFLALSQLSPFLENFQSRFNKKRKGLYRKAITEAAKAAKQLTPEVRALLTQFET from the coding sequence ATGCAGCTCCAAAGTAATACATTCCAAGAGGGGGCGGAAGTCCAGCGTGAAGTGAGCGGTGCTGTTCCTGACGACTCTTCTCCAGTCTCGCCTCCCGAGCCGAGCCTGGCTGAAAGCCTGTGGACTTGCAAACCACCACCTCTCTTCCATGAAGGAGCACCTTATCCTCCCCCTTTGTTTATCAGGGACACATATAACCAGTCAATACCTCAGCCACCTCCTCGGAAAATCAAGCGACCCAAACGAAAAATGTACAGGGAAGAGCCTACTTCAATAATGAATGCTATTAAACTACGACCCAGGCAAGTCCTGTGTGACAAATGTAAAAACAGTGTTGTtgctgaaaaaaaggaaattagaaaaggtAGCAGTGCAAGTGACTCTTCTAAATACGAAGACAAGAAACGGAAAAATGAAAGTGTAACTACTGtgaacaaaaaactgaaaactgacCATAAAGTGGATgggaaaaaccaaaatgaaagccAGAGAAGAAATACTGTGGTTAAGGTTTCCAGTATTGCTCACAGCAGAGGCAGAGTAGTCAAAGTTTCTGCTCAGGCAAATACATCAAAAGCTCAGTTAAGTACTAAAAAAGTGCTCCAGAGTAAGAACATGGATCATGCAAAAGCTCGGGAAGTGTTGAAAATTGCCAAAGAAAAGGCACAGAAGAAGCAGAGCGAAACCTCTACATCCAAAAATGCACACTCAAAAGTCCATTTCACACGTCGATATCAGAGTCCTAGCTCAGGTTCCCTTCCACCCCGGGTTCGTTTAAAACCACAGAGGTACAGAAACGAAGAGAATGACTCTTCTTTGAAGACAGGACTTGAGAAAATGCGGAGTGGCAAGATGGCACCCAAGCCCCAGTCTCGCTGCACCTCCACCCGCTCAGCAGGTGAGGCCCCTTCAGAAAATCAGAGTCCCTCAAAAGGCCCCGAAGAGGCCAGCAGTGAGGTTCAGGACACCAATGACGTGCTTGTGCCTGGTGAGCGGGATGAACCACAGACACTGGGCAAAAAGGGCAGCAAAAGCAGTATCTCTGTTTACATGACCCTAAATCAAAAGAAACCTGACTCTTCCAGTGCTTCCGTGTGTAGCATTGATAGCACAGATGATTTGAAATCCTCCAACTCTGAGTGTAGTTCTTCTGAAAGCTTTGATTTTCCTCCAGGCAGTATGCATGCACCTTCcacctcctccacttcctcctcttcaaaggaagagaaaaagctcAGTAATTCCTTGAAAATGAAAGTCTTTTCCAAAAACGTCTCTAAATGCGTCACACCAGATGGCAGGACCATATGTGTAGGGGACATTGTTTGGGCCAAGATCTATGGCTTTCCTTGGTGGCCAGCCCGTATTCTTACTATAACTGTGAGCCGGAAAGATAGCGGCCTTTTAGTCCGACAGGAGGCCCGTATTTCATGGTTTGGGTCTCCAACAACCTCTTTTCTTGCTCTTTCGCAACTCTCCCCCTTTTTAGAAAACTTCCAGTCACGCTTTAATAAGAAGAGAAAGGGCCTGTATCGCAAGGCTATCACAGAGGCGGCTAAGGCTGCCAAGCAGCTGACCCCTGAAGTGCGGGCTCTGTTGACACAGTTTGAAACGTGA